The proteins below come from a single Deinococcus humi genomic window:
- a CDS encoding MerR family transcriptional regulator, which yields MSTPDTSGTTLYTTAELAREAGVTRRTVMHYAELELLTPDLTTASGRLLYGPYSLRLLRDLIDLRALGMPLDEARDMVILRRATHDLAGNRRRDWKREDVPLSDERLQALQTRLRSINASYARQAENLARLDRWLTKRFIRNDEESPIKD from the coding sequence TTGAGCACGCCCGATACCTCTGGGACCACCCTTTACACCACTGCCGAGCTGGCACGCGAGGCCGGAGTCACGCGCCGGACGGTAATGCACTATGCCGAGCTTGAACTGCTGACCCCGGATCTGACCACCGCATCGGGCCGGTTGCTGTATGGGCCATATTCACTGCGGCTGCTGCGCGATCTGATCGATCTGCGCGCTCTAGGTATGCCGCTTGATGAGGCCCGCGACATGGTCATCTTGCGGCGCGCCACCCACGATCTTGCGGGCAACCGCCGCCGCGACTGGAAGCGTGAAGATGTGCCGCTGAGCGATGAACGTTTGCAGGCCCTTCAGACCCGCTTACGCTCCATCAATGCTTCTTACGCACGACAGGCAGAGAACCTTGCTCGCCTGGATCGCTGGCTGACCAAGCGCTTTATCAGGAATGACGAGGAATCACCTATCAAGGACTGA
- a CDS encoding replication initiator protein A codes for MHKPHWEDMALTRTKSSQKTRPATPKEISRIDEANVGRLGLISIQERVPDSFTSWTIDFHVEGRPARLSCDAIPKYGGVPHGLDGDISTALIDLYVEGGCPEDGTLHTTAYQILKRAGLHDSGRYYQNLRQTLFRLRTSTYTASEAWRDHRRGNWTTVTFNYLEALEFTSGDEDLGLNRSSTLKIRLATPITKSIRAQYTKPLDLEFLTSLDRPLTRALYRLLDARRYPPEDPREPLASFTVNLIDWAEACKIVDRRSNKIRSTLQGAHEELIERLYLSAVEYEGRGQKQQLTYRFADLADREESTLPDSPLIMELAEYRVSGPVARRLIEEYGDEHVQARLAKFVRLLDSGFKARNRSAVLVDVIRDQEGKYPEKEAPSEKAAKRKGRLPASNMPTLVEATDEPQPLETQVDSALKTLQFLLRERLSVSEYALLRMGMIIGQPDPQEVTRLASRAKVEGRLDAFTAELLEHLGHLQVMDSGAN; via the coding sequence ATGCATAAACCGCACTGGGAGGACATGGCGTTGACGCGCACCAAAAGTTCCCAAAAAACCAGACCAGCCACTCCGAAAGAAATCTCGCGCATTGACGAGGCCAACGTGGGTCGGCTGGGGCTGATCAGCATCCAGGAGCGCGTTCCAGACAGCTTTACGTCCTGGACCATCGACTTTCACGTGGAAGGCCGTCCGGCGCGGCTGAGTTGCGACGCCATTCCCAAATATGGTGGTGTACCGCATGGTCTCGATGGCGACATCTCGACGGCGCTGATTGATCTGTACGTAGAGGGCGGCTGTCCGGAAGACGGCACCTTGCACACCACCGCCTATCAGATTCTGAAACGGGCTGGCCTGCACGATTCCGGTCGGTACTATCAGAACCTTCGTCAGACATTGTTTCGCCTGCGGACGTCCACGTACACCGCTTCAGAGGCGTGGCGTGATCACCGGCGGGGCAACTGGACCACAGTGACCTTCAATTATCTGGAAGCGCTGGAATTTACCAGCGGTGACGAGGATCTGGGACTGAACCGCAGCAGTACCCTCAAGATCCGGCTGGCAACCCCGATCACCAAATCGATTCGCGCCCAGTACACCAAACCGCTGGACTTGGAGTTCCTGACCAGCCTGGACCGTCCGCTGACCCGCGCGCTGTACCGCCTGCTGGACGCACGGCGCTATCCCCCCGAAGACCCGCGCGAGCCGCTGGCATCGTTCACGGTTAACCTGATTGACTGGGCGGAGGCGTGCAAGATTGTGGACCGCCGCAGCAACAAGATTCGCTCGACACTGCAGGGTGCACATGAGGAGCTTATAGAGCGGCTGTACCTGAGCGCAGTGGAATATGAGGGGCGGGGTCAGAAACAACAGCTCACCTACCGCTTCGCCGATCTGGCAGACCGCGAGGAGTCCACCCTGCCCGACAGCCCCCTGATCATGGAACTGGCCGAGTACCGGGTGTCGGGTCCGGTGGCCCGCCGTCTTATCGAGGAGTACGGTGACGAACATGTTCAGGCACGTCTGGCCAAGTTCGTTCGTCTGCTGGACAGTGGTTTTAAGGCCCGTAACCGGTCGGCGGTGCTTGTAGACGTCATCCGCGATCAGGAGGGCAAATACCCTGAAAAGGAGGCGCCCAGCGAAAAGGCCGCGAAGAGGAAGGGGCGTCTTCCGGCCTCCAACATGCCCACGCTGGTGGAGGCGACCGACGAGCCGCAGCCGCTGGAGACGCAGGTGGATTCGGCCCTCAAGACCTTGCAATTTCTGTTACGCGAACGCCTGAGCGTCAGCGAGTACGCCCTGTTGCGCATGGGCATGATCATCGGACAGCCGGATCCTCAGGAGGTCACCCGGCTGGCCTCGCGGGCCAAAGTGGAGGGACGGCTCGACGCCTTTACCGCCGAACTTCTTGAGCATCTGGGCCATCTTCAGGTGATGGACAGTGGGGCGAACTGA
- a CDS encoding branched-chain amino acid ABC transporter permease, which translates to MQIFDPTIFPILAADGLTNGAVYALLALALVLIFAVTRVIFIPQGEFVVFGTLTLASLQLGRTPGTLWLVLALLGIAAMMEAFSSARAGQTRRGLLTVGGAALLGVGMWALIGWLAPLKAPLWVQVILTLGLVAPLGPLLYRVVYQPLQNATVLVLLIASVALHLLLTGLALVFFGPEGSRTPAFFEGNLTLGQVTLSWQSLLVIVASAALMLGLYLFFERTMPGKALRATAVNRLGARLVGISPSSAGMLTFTLAALIGALGGVLIGPSVAVTYDSGFLIGLKGFVGAIIGGLVSYPLAAAGAILVGLIESFASFSLSAWKEVIVFTLILPVLLWRSLTTRHIPEDEE; encoded by the coding sequence GTGCAGATTTTTGACCCCACCATCTTCCCGATTCTGGCAGCCGACGGGCTGACCAACGGGGCGGTCTACGCTTTGCTGGCCCTGGCGCTGGTCCTGATTTTCGCAGTCACCCGCGTGATCTTTATCCCCCAGGGTGAATTTGTGGTCTTCGGGACCTTGACCCTGGCCTCTTTGCAACTGGGCCGCACCCCGGGGACACTATGGCTGGTTCTGGCGCTGCTTGGCATTGCCGCAATGATGGAAGCCTTTTCTTCGGCGCGCGCTGGGCAGACACGCCGGGGACTGTTGACCGTAGGCGGTGCCGCACTCCTGGGTGTAGGCATGTGGGCACTGATAGGCTGGCTGGCCCCCTTGAAAGCTCCTCTCTGGGTCCAGGTCATCCTGACCTTGGGTCTCGTTGCTCCGCTGGGCCCACTGCTTTACCGCGTCGTCTACCAGCCCCTGCAGAATGCCACCGTCCTGGTCCTGCTGATCGCCTCCGTTGCCCTGCATCTTCTGCTGACCGGTCTGGCACTGGTGTTCTTCGGACCAGAAGGCTCGAGGACTCCGGCCTTTTTCGAGGGCAACCTGACGCTGGGGCAGGTGACGCTGAGCTGGCAGAGCCTGCTGGTGATCGTGGCCTCGGCAGCGCTGATGCTTGGCCTGTATCTGTTCTTCGAGCGAACCATGCCTGGAAAGGCGCTGCGGGCCACCGCCGTTAACCGCCTGGGCGCGCGGCTGGTGGGCATCAGTCCGTCCTCGGCAGGCATGCTGACCTTCACGCTGGCCGCCCTTATCGGGGCGCTGGGCGGCGTGTTGATCGGGCCCAGCGTGGCCGTGACCTACGACAGCGGTTTTTTGATCGGCCTCAAGGGATTCGTGGGCGCAATCATTGGCGGCCTGGTCAGCTACCCGCTGGCGGCAGCCGGGGCGATTCTGGTGGGCCTGATCGAGAGCTTCGCCAGCTTCAGCCTCTCGGCCTGGAAAGAGGTGATCGTGTTCACGCTGATTCTGCCGGTGCTGCTATGGCGCTCCCTGACCACCCGTCACATTCCGGAGGACGAGGAATGA
- a CDS encoding ABC transporter permease subunit, whose translation MTTARTAPKFSRRLGLSLAAGLVALSLPLLLPLFQVTLLTNILIFSIVVTGLVLLTGILGLTSFGQAAFMGVGAYTTAILTAQMGWNPWLSLPVSLLVTGLIAWILGVLTLRMQGHYLPLATIAWGISLFYVFGNTPALGGFTGLTDIPPVSVFGLELTSPRSFAYLTLICLGLVALSAQFLLSSRTGRAMRALRGGSLVAEAFGVSAFGLRVQVFVLSALMAALAGWLYAHSQRFVNPTPFGLQAGIEYLFMAVVGGSQHVWGGVLGAGLITQIREVLRDVLPGLLGQQGNFEVIVFGALVILVLQFARRGLWPLIELVLPQEGIRILPERKKFAARPKPTPGTPLLSVQHAVKQFGGLRAVGDVSFELSAGEILGLIGPNGAGKSTMFNLITGVNPATSGQITFMGQDISRRSAGHIHRLGLSRTFQHVHLLPDLTLLENTMMGGYARGHAGMVRSLLHLERAEEASLQHEALRQLERVGLADQAYVLAGNLALGQQRVLEIARALVADPTLLLLDEPAAGLRYGEKAELVTLLRRLRDEGVTILLVEHDMDLVMGLVDRLVVMNYGEKLAEGTPQAVRDNADVREAYLGVDMEEEGAA comes from the coding sequence ATGACCACTGCCAGAACCGCCCCGAAATTCTCGCGTCGTCTGGGCCTGAGCTTGGCTGCCGGCCTGGTCGCGCTGTCTCTGCCACTGCTGCTGCCCCTTTTTCAGGTCACGCTGCTGACCAACATCCTGATCTTCTCCATTGTGGTGACCGGGCTGGTGTTGCTGACCGGTATCCTGGGATTGACCAGTTTCGGGCAGGCAGCCTTCATGGGCGTCGGGGCATACACTACAGCCATCCTGACCGCGCAAATGGGCTGGAACCCATGGCTGTCGCTTCCCGTCTCGCTGCTGGTTACGGGGCTGATCGCGTGGATTCTCGGGGTGCTGACGTTGCGGATGCAGGGCCATTACCTGCCACTGGCGACGATTGCGTGGGGCATCAGTCTGTTCTATGTGTTCGGCAACACGCCGGCGCTGGGGGGCTTCACCGGCCTGACTGATATTCCACCGGTCTCCGTGTTCGGGCTGGAACTTACCTCGCCGCGCTCCTTCGCTTACCTGACGTTGATCTGCCTGGGGCTCGTGGCGCTGAGCGCGCAGTTTCTGCTGTCGAGCCGCACGGGTCGGGCGATGCGAGCGTTGCGCGGCGGCTCACTGGTGGCCGAGGCCTTCGGGGTGTCCGCCTTTGGTCTGCGGGTGCAGGTCTTCGTGCTCTCGGCCCTGATGGCGGCGCTGGCGGGCTGGCTTTACGCGCACAGCCAGCGCTTCGTGAATCCCACCCCGTTCGGCCTGCAGGCGGGGATCGAGTATCTGTTCATGGCGGTGGTGGGCGGCTCGCAGCACGTCTGGGGCGGCGTGCTGGGCGCGGGGCTGATCACCCAGATCAGGGAGGTTCTGCGCGACGTGCTGCCGGGGCTGCTGGGCCAGCAGGGCAATTTCGAGGTCATCGTCTTCGGGGCGCTGGTGATTCTGGTCTTGCAGTTCGCGCGCCGGGGCTTGTGGCCATTGATCGAACTGGTGCTACCGCAGGAGGGCATCCGCATCCTGCCGGAACGCAAGAAGTTCGCCGCACGCCCTAAGCCTACGCCCGGCACGCCGCTGCTGAGCGTTCAGCACGCAGTCAAGCAGTTCGGTGGATTGCGGGCCGTGGGCGACGTATCATTCGAACTAAGTGCTGGGGAAATCCTAGGGCTGATCGGTCCCAACGGCGCGGGCAAGAGCACCATGTTCAATCTGATCACCGGCGTCAATCCGGCCACCTCCGGGCAGATCACGTTCATGGGGCAGGACATCAGCCGTCGCAGCGCGGGTCACATTCACCGTCTGGGCCTGAGCCGCACATTTCAGCACGTTCACCTGCTGCCGGACCTGACCCTGTTGGAAAACACCATGATGGGCGGCTACGCACGTGGCCACGCGGGGATGGTTCGCAGCCTGCTGCACCTGGAACGTGCGGAGGAAGCGTCGCTGCAGCACGAGGCGCTGCGTCAGTTGGAGCGCGTCGGGCTGGCGGATCAGGCCTACGTTCTGGCGGGCAATCTGGCGCTTGGGCAGCAGCGGGTGCTGGAAATTGCCCGCGCGCTGGTGGCCGATCCCACCCTGCTGCTGCTGGATGAGCCCGCCGCCGGTCTGCGCTACGGCGAGAAGGCCGAACTGGTGACGTTGCTGCGCCGTTTGCGCGACGAGGGGGTGACCATCCTGCTCGTCGAACACGACATGGACCTGGTGATGGGGCTGGTGGACCGTCTGGTCGTCATGAATTACGGTGAGAAGCTGGCCGAGGGAACGCCGCAGGCGGTACGCGACAACGCCGATGTGCGTGAGGCCTACCTGGGCGTGGACATGGAAGAGGAGGGGGCGGCGTGA
- a CDS encoding ABC transporter ATP-binding protein, whose protein sequence is MTTAPTSSSPLLAVRDLHTRYGRVEALSGVSLDVPAGQIVSVIGANGAGKTTLMNSVMGILPSSGDLLYEGESLRGVTLEARVARGISLVPERRDLFASMSVADNLTLGAYSRRQQKWRGDLDQVYERFPRLLERRRQLAGTLSGGEQQMLAIGRALMGKPRLLLLDEPSLGLAPLIVRDILRIVKQLQAEGVTVLLVEQNARASLAISNSGYVLETGEVKLSGPARELAQNPELTASYLGG, encoded by the coding sequence GTGACCACGGCACCGACATCGTCCTCTCCCCTACTCGCTGTGCGTGACTTGCATACGCGCTATGGCCGCGTGGAAGCGCTGAGCGGCGTCTCGCTGGACGTTCCTGCAGGACAGATCGTCAGCGTGATCGGGGCCAACGGTGCAGGCAAGACCACCCTGATGAACTCGGTTATGGGTATCTTGCCCAGCAGCGGCGACCTGCTCTATGAAGGAGAGTCGTTGCGCGGCGTGACGCTGGAAGCCCGGGTAGCGCGCGGCATCAGTCTGGTGCCGGAGCGGCGGGACCTGTTCGCCTCCATGAGTGTGGCCGACAACCTGACACTGGGCGCGTACAGCCGCCGTCAGCAGAAGTGGCGCGGTGATCTGGACCAGGTCTACGAGCGCTTTCCCCGCCTGCTGGAGCGGCGCAGGCAACTGGCCGGCACGCTGTCCGGCGGCGAACAGCAGATGCTGGCGATTGGCCGCGCCCTGATGGGCAAGCCGCGTCTGCTGCTGCTCGACGAACCCTCGCTGGGCCTCGCGCCGCTGATCGTGCGAGACATCCTGCGCATCGTCAAACAGTTGCAGGCCGAAGGCGTGACCGTGCTGCTCGTGGAGCAGAACGCACGGGCCAGTCTGGCGATCAGCAACAGCGGCTACGTGCTGGAGACGGGGGAGGTCAAACTGAGTGGCCCGGCCCGCGAACTGGCGCAGAATCCGGAACTGACGGCCAGCTACCTGGGAGGCTAG
- a CDS encoding MFS transporter — translation MQLQALAGLPRNARNSILMEPLWGIFGVVVVYYAPLYMSSVGLSSTQIGLLGSMTLALSFLFQAVAAPITNRVGRKRTTLIGDLISWTIPMFVWAFAQSFAAFAVAAVLAASGRIVSVSWSLLLIEDVEEWQRARVFGIINLIVTMCGLLTPLVGLVIAQHGVTATMRGFYILGGIGMTVMFLWRNAITSETRSGVAAMAQHRELGLGESVRHALGMVAGMRGHPGLMGVTAFYLLTVFIEQLSLFQILFLGQTLRFSAQTLSFVPFVAAFVTLLLYGLALPRLSRLPLGRTLVVVRALGLIGAAALLLVPAGNTAAMLAVVGLLGGVTFLTLTYRDAALFARLPQEGTADLYSAVQTLTLLCAIPAAGLAGAIFTASPRGLFVLIAALSAVLLLLAMWLARRDGRAQSLGV, via the coding sequence TTGCAGCTCCAGGCACTGGCCGGGCTGCCCCGGAATGCCCGCAACTCCATTCTGATGGAGCCGCTGTGGGGCATCTTCGGCGTTGTGGTGGTGTATTACGCCCCGCTGTACATGAGCAGCGTGGGGCTGTCCAGCACCCAGATCGGCCTGCTCGGCTCCATGACGCTGGCGCTGTCCTTTCTGTTTCAGGCGGTGGCCGCCCCGATCACCAACCGCGTGGGCCGCAAGCGCACCACCCTGATCGGAGACCTGATCTCATGGACCATCCCAATGTTCGTCTGGGCCTTCGCGCAGTCCTTCGCCGCTTTCGCCGTGGCCGCTGTTCTGGCGGCCAGTGGCCGAATCGTGTCCGTCTCATGGAGCCTGCTGCTCATCGAGGACGTCGAGGAATGGCAACGGGCACGCGTGTTCGGCATCATCAATCTGATTGTGACGATGTGCGGGCTCCTGACGCCGCTGGTGGGCCTGGTGATCGCGCAGCACGGCGTGACGGCCACCATGCGCGGCTTCTACATTCTGGGCGGCATCGGCATGACCGTCATGTTCTTGTGGCGCAATGCGATCACCAGCGAAACCCGCAGCGGCGTGGCCGCCATGGCCCAGCACCGTGAGCTGGGCCTGGGGGAGAGCGTTCGCCACGCGCTGGGCATGGTGGCTGGCATGCGCGGCCACCCCGGCCTGATGGGCGTCACCGCCTTCTACCTGCTGACCGTCTTTATCGAGCAACTCAGCCTGTTTCAGATCCTGTTCCTGGGGCAGACGCTGCGTTTCAGTGCCCAGACGCTTTCCTTTGTCCCGTTTGTGGCCGCCTTCGTGACCCTGTTGCTGTACGGGCTGGCTCTTCCCCGCCTTTCAAGACTGCCGCTGGGCCGCACGCTGGTGGTGGTCCGTGCCCTGGGCCTGATCGGCGCGGCGGCGCTGCTCCTGGTTCCGGCGGGAAACACGGCGGCCATGCTGGCGGTCGTGGGCCTGCTGGGCGGCGTCACCTTTCTGACACTGACCTACCGTGACGCCGCCCTGTTCGCCCGCCTGCCACAGGAAGGCACCGCCGATCTGTACTCGGCGGTGCAGACACTGACCCTGCTGTGCGCCATCCCGGCAGCGGGCCTGGCCGGGGCCATCTTCACCGCCTCGCCGCGCGGACTGTTCGTGCTGATCGCCGCGCTCAGCGCCGTGCTGCTGCTGCTGGCGATGTGGCTGGCCCGGCGGGACGGGCGGGCGCAATCCCTGGGCGTCTGA
- a CDS encoding type III polyketide synthase — protein sequence MSVYIHNIALALPETAYPQSVIRDVIKAQPELDRLAKRLTGAAFNASGIDQRYSVVREFADRDGEAGLFFDPSGERMLTPTTGERNIVYAREATKLYVEAARKVLDNSAFEAADVTHVITVSCTGFFAPGPDYAIVRALGLSGDVGRYHVGFMGCYAAFPALKMAKAFCQADPKAAVLVVSAELCTLHMHASPDPDTIIAASVFGDGCAAALVSARPPAAGRRALRMDHFETTLTPPGVGEAEMAWTIGDQGYEMVLSSYVPSIIESHIEGALSPLLDHEPALAEARHVGVEHWAIHPGGRSILDKVQGSLKLSDEQMVPSREVLRQYGNMSSATILFILKDLLATVPDGERVCAMAFGPGLTVEMGLLSGAVGTGDRATADRQGELAGVQ from the coding sequence ATGTCCGTCTACATTCATAACATCGCCCTGGCGCTGCCCGAGACTGCCTACCCGCAGTCGGTGATTCGCGACGTCATCAAGGCGCAGCCGGAACTGGACCGTCTCGCCAAGCGACTGACGGGGGCGGCCTTCAATGCCTCCGGAATCGACCAGCGCTACAGCGTGGTGCGTGAATTTGCCGACAGGGACGGCGAGGCTGGCCTGTTCTTCGACCCATCTGGCGAGCGAATGCTGACGCCCACCACCGGGGAGCGAAATATCGTCTATGCCCGAGAGGCCACCAAACTGTATGTGGAGGCCGCCCGCAAGGTGCTGGACAACAGTGCTTTCGAAGCTGCCGATGTGACCCACGTCATTACGGTGTCGTGCACCGGGTTCTTTGCGCCTGGGCCGGATTACGCGATTGTCCGGGCGCTGGGGCTGAGTGGCGACGTAGGCCGCTACCACGTGGGTTTCATGGGCTGTTACGCGGCCTTTCCCGCGCTGAAGATGGCGAAGGCATTCTGTCAGGCCGATCCGAAGGCTGCAGTGCTGGTGGTCAGCGCCGAGCTGTGCACCCTCCATATGCACGCCTCACCGGACCCCGACACCATCATCGCCGCCTCTGTGTTCGGGGACGGCTGCGCGGCGGCGCTGGTCAGCGCCCGCCCTCCGGCGGCTGGAAGGCGGGCCCTGCGCATGGATCACTTCGAGACCACCTTGACCCCCCCCGGTGTGGGCGAGGCGGAGATGGCCTGGACCATTGGCGATCAAGGTTACGAGATGGTCCTGAGCAGTTACGTTCCTTCCATCATCGAGTCGCATATCGAGGGCGCGCTGTCGCCGTTGCTGGACCACGAACCCGCGCTCGCCGAGGCCCGACACGTCGGGGTCGAACATTGGGCCATCCATCCTGGTGGGCGGAGCATTCTGGACAAGGTGCAGGGCAGCTTGAAGCTCAGTGACGAGCAGATGGTTCCGTCGCGCGAGGTGCTGCGCCAGTATGGCAACATGAGTAGTGCCACCATTCTATTTATTCTGAAAGACCTGCTGGCCACAGTGCCCGATGGGGAGCGGGTCTGCGCGATGGCCTTCGGGCCGGGCCTGACAGTGGAAATGGGTCTGCTGAGCGGTGCGGTGGGCACGGGAGACAGAGCAACGGCGGACCGGCAGGGTGAACTGGCCGGAGTGCAGTGA
- a CDS encoding class I SAM-dependent methyltransferase — translation MILPVPLTVREIHLAERMDDPHCDLTELNRTYAQFGAVNGLVAGWRQVYRQVLRPRLSASRPNTLLDIGCGGGDVPRALARWAARDGFTLRITAIDADARAVAFAQDQPPVSGLHFRQAMSGDLMREGQRFDLVTSNHLLHHLTASELSALLQDCEGLCSDLVVHSDIQRSPLAYLGFRAGVAPLFRGSFIGPDGLLSIRRSFTAAELRELAPPDWTVRTVIPFRNLLMYEASARA, via the coding sequence GTGATCCTCCCGGTTCCCTTGACCGTGCGCGAGATTCACCTGGCCGAACGCATGGACGATCCCCACTGTGATCTGACCGAACTGAACCGTACTTACGCCCAGTTCGGTGCCGTCAATGGGCTGGTGGCTGGGTGGCGACAGGTCTACCGACAGGTTCTCCGCCCCCGGCTTTCGGCCTCGCGCCCAAACACGCTGCTGGATATCGGTTGCGGCGGTGGCGACGTCCCGCGCGCGCTGGCCCGCTGGGCGGCCCGGGACGGCTTCACCCTGCGGATCACGGCCATCGACGCCGACGCGCGGGCGGTTGCCTTTGCGCAGGACCAGCCGCCCGTATCGGGGCTGCACTTCCGGCAGGCCATGAGCGGTGATCTGATGCGGGAGGGGCAGCGCTTTGATCTGGTGACCTCCAACCACCTCTTGCACCACCTGACGGCCTCGGAGCTGAGCGCCCTCCTGCAAGATTGCGAAGGGCTGTGTTCGGATCTGGTGGTCCACAGCGACATTCAACGCAGTCCGCTGGCTTACCTGGGTTTCCGTGCTGGAGTGGCACCGCTGTTCCGTGGATCGTTCATTGGTCCGGACGGGCTGCTTTCCATTCGCCGCAGCTTCACCGCCGCCGAGCTTAGAGAGCTGGCCCCGCCGGACTGGACGGTTCGCACCGTGATCCCATTTCGCAATCTGCTGATGTATGAGGCTTCGGCGCGTGCCTGA
- a CDS encoding FAD-dependent oxidoreductase, whose amino-acid sequence MPEPVWDVLIVGGGPVGLFLGCLLAQRGLSFRVLERRAQPGQHSRAIGIHPPALEAFREVGLTEPLLAAGLRITRGMVTGEHGPLGELGFGTASAQFPFILSLPQRDTEAVLRRRLAELAPGSFCPGLTVMKLREGADGVHVTADDQGRPLKLRARLIVGADGWRSGVREALGLPFPGRLYPDKYLMGDFPDTTPLGQTALVALTGEGVVESFPLPGRGRRWVVHTGSQLLENASARELTAMIERRTGLHVPAPECRMLSAFEVRRHRAPQMVGGRAVLIGDAAHVVSPIGGQGMNLGWLDAAALAPLLETSLAGRRVDWPHFERRRLHSARIAGRQAELNMAAGRPVGARTQRWRERLIERVLLSPAAEPLLAKAFTMRWL is encoded by the coding sequence GTGCCTGAGCCGGTCTGGGATGTGCTGATTGTTGGAGGTGGCCCGGTGGGCCTGTTCCTGGGGTGCCTGCTGGCACAGCGCGGCCTGAGCTTCCGCGTCCTGGAACGGCGGGCACAGCCGGGTCAGCATTCTCGGGCCATCGGTATTCATCCGCCCGCACTGGAAGCATTCCGGGAGGTGGGCCTGACTGAACCGCTGCTGGCTGCAGGGCTGCGCATCACGCGCGGCATGGTCACTGGTGAGCACGGACCGCTGGGTGAGCTGGGCTTCGGCACAGCCTCGGCACAGTTCCCGTTTATTCTCTCGCTGCCACAGCGCGATACGGAGGCCGTGCTGAGGCGTCGGCTGGCCGAACTCGCCCCTGGGTCCTTTTGCCCCGGCCTCACAGTTATGAAGCTTCGCGAAGGGGCCGACGGCGTCCACGTCACCGCCGACGATCAGGGCCGACCTCTGAAATTGCGCGCCCGCCTCATCGTGGGTGCGGACGGCTGGCGCAGCGGCGTTCGGGAGGCGCTGGGGCTGCCCTTTCCCGGTCGTCTCTACCCGGACAAGTACCTGATGGGCGATTTTCCCGATACCACGCCGCTGGGTCAGACCGCTCTGGTGGCGCTGACCGGGGAGGGAGTGGTGGAATCCTTTCCGCTGCCAGGCCGGGGACGGCGCTGGGTGGTCCACACCGGGAGTCAGCTGTTGGAGAACGCCTCCGCCCGCGAATTGACGGCCATGATCGAGAGGCGCACCGGGCTGCACGTCCCCGCTCCTGAATGCCGTATGCTCAGCGCCTTCGAGGTCCGCCGCCACCGTGCGCCGCAGATGGTGGGTGGGCGGGCCGTGCTGATCGGGGACGCTGCACACGTGGTCAGCCCGATCGGCGGGCAAGGCATGAACCTGGGCTGGCTGGACGCCGCCGCGCTGGCCCCCCTGCTGGAAACGTCGCTCGCAGGCCGCCGGGTGGACTGGCCACACTTCGAGCGCCGCCGCCTCCATTCGGCCCGTATAGCTGGCCGTCAGGCCGAACTGAACATGGCGGCGGGCCGTCCGGTGGGCGCCCGGACCCAACGCTGGCGCGAACGGCTGATCGAGCGGGTGCTGCTCTCTCCCGCCGCCGAGCCTCTGCTCGCCAAAGCGTTCACGATGCGCTGGTTGTAG